A region of Bacillus rossius redtenbacheri isolate Brsri chromosome 2, Brsri_v3, whole genome shotgun sequence DNA encodes the following proteins:
- the LOC134529861 gene encoding uncharacterized protein LOC134529861 isoform X3, with translation MMEFVIVLIFCVVLVIAVMVIGSGMGKATSSQRQMDIINVAQNLYVLIRKGDLKKCDVTQTTAFLLNIAKSTVLKYYKKDIEEVSTPGKKRKKRPQEGKSLDTVDDFTVNAIRNAIYRMYAEGLNVTVDTILKEIRERQIDYYGGRSSLHKLLKKMGFSWTTVDGRKALIENENIVLKRIDFLRKYKEEKERGANFIFVDETWIFQRGTVSKSWQDKSLQSAKRRTVGDGQKTADYHGEMNGETFLMWFEDMLVHLEEPSVIIMDNASYHSTQMGEVCGSRGEANSSRLGERSPHRQRHHSSTHHPPRRG, from the exons atgatggaatttgttatcgttttgatattttgtgtggttcttgtgattgctgtaatggtaattggttccggaatggggaaagctacttcttcgcagcgtcagatggacatcattaacgtcgctcagaacttatatgttttaattaggaaaggcgacttgaagaaatgtgacgttacgcagacgaccgcgtttcttctcaacatcgcaaagtcaactgttctcaa gtactacaagaaagacattgaagaagtttcaacaccaggaaaaaagaggaaaaaaaggccacaggaaggaaagtcacttgacacagtcgacgatttcacagtaaatgcaatcaggaatgcaatttacaggatgtacgctgaag gtttgaatgttacagtcgacaccattttgaaagaaatcagggaaagacaaatagattattatggtggaagatcaagtcttcataaattgttaaagaagatgggattttcatggacaactgttgatggacgaaaagctttgatagagaatgaaaacatagtattgaagcgaatagatttcttgagaaagtataaagaagaaaaagaaagaggtgccaatttcatatttgttgatgaaacatggattttccagagag gaactgtatcaaagtcatggcaggacaagagtctacaatctgcgaagagacgtactgttggagatg gtcagaagactgcagactaccatggcgagatgaatggggaaactttcttgatgtggtttgaagacatgttggtgcatctggaggaacccagtgtcattataatggacaatgcttcatatcacagcaccc agatgggcgaggtgtgtggatcacgtggagaagctaattcaagcagactgggagagagaagtccacatagacagcggcaccattcctccactcatcatccacctcggcgaggatag
- the LOC134529861 gene encoding uncharacterized protein LOC134529861 isoform X1, with translation MMEFVIVLIFCVVLVIAVMVIGSGMGKATSSQRQMDIINVAQNLYVLIRKGDLKKCDVTQTTAFLLNIAKSTVLKYYKKDIEEVSTPGKKRKKRPQEGKSLDTVDDFTVNAIRNAIYRMYAEGLNVTVDTILKEIRERQIDYYGGRSSLHKLLKKMGFSWTTVDGRKALIENENIVLKRIDFLRKYKEEKERGANFIFVDETWIFQRGTVSKSWQDKSLQSAKRRTVGDGKRFIVVNAGGRTGFVPGAGLLFVSGQKTADYHGEMNGETFLMWFEDMLVHLEEPSVIIMDNASYHSTQMGEVCGSRGEANSSRLGERSPHRQRHHSSTHHPPRRG, from the exons atgatggaatttgttatcgttttgatattttgtgtggttcttgtgattgctgtaatggtaattggttccggaatggggaaagctacttcttcgcagcgtcagatggacatcattaacgtcgctcagaacttatatgttttaattaggaaaggcgacttgaagaaatgtgacgttacgcagacgaccgcgtttcttctcaacatcgcaaagtcaactgttctcaa gtactacaagaaagacattgaagaagtttcaacaccaggaaaaaagaggaaaaaaaggccacaggaaggaaagtcacttgacacagtcgacgatttcacagtaaatgcaatcaggaatgcaatttacaggatgtacgctgaag gtttgaatgttacagtcgacaccattttgaaagaaatcagggaaagacaaatagattattatggtggaagatcaagtcttcataaattgttaaagaagatgggattttcatggacaactgttgatggacgaaaagctttgatagagaatgaaaacatagtattgaagcgaatagatttcttgagaaagtataaagaagaaaaagaaagaggtgccaatttcatatttgttgatgaaacatggattttccagagag gaactgtatcaaagtcatggcaggacaagagtctacaatctgcgaagagacgtactgttggagatggtaaaaggtttattgttgttaatgctggagggcgcactggcttcgtgccaggagcaggattactttttgtttcaggtcagaagactgcagactaccatggcgagatgaatggggaaactttcttgatgtggtttgaagacatgttggtgcatctggaggaacccagtgtcattataatggacaatgcttcatatcacagcaccc agatgggcgaggtgtgtggatcacgtggagaagctaattcaagcagactgggagagagaagtccacatagacagcggcaccattcctccactcatcatccacctcggcgaggatag
- the LOC134529861 gene encoding uncharacterized protein LOC134529861 isoform X4 has protein sequence MMEFVIVLIFCVVLVIAVMVIGSGMGKATSSQRQMDIINVAQNLYVLIRKGDLKKCDVTQTTAFLLNIAKSTVLKYYKKDIEEVSTPGKKRKKRPQEGKSLDTVDDFTVNAIRNAIYRMYAEGLNVTVDTILKEIRERQIDYYGGRSSLHKLLKKMGFSWTTVDGRKALIENENIVLKRIDFLRKYKEEKERGTVSKSWQDKSLQSAKRRTVGDGQKTADYHGEMNGETFLMWFEDMLVHLEEPSVIIMDNASYHSTQMGEVCGSRGEANSSRLGERSPHRQRHHSSTHHPPRRG, from the exons atgatggaatttgttatcgttttgatattttgtgtggttcttgtgattgctgtaatggtaattggttccggaatggggaaagctacttcttcgcagcgtcagatggacatcattaacgtcgctcagaacttatatgttttaattaggaaaggcgacttgaagaaatgtgacgttacgcagacgaccgcgtttcttctcaacatcgcaaagtcaactgttctcaa gtactacaagaaagacattgaagaagtttcaacaccaggaaaaaagaggaaaaaaaggccacaggaaggaaagtcacttgacacagtcgacgatttcacagtaaatgcaatcaggaatgcaatttacaggatgtacgctgaag gtttgaatgttacagtcgacaccattttgaaagaaatcagggaaagacaaatagattattatggtggaagatcaagtcttcataaattgttaaagaagatgggattttcatggacaactgttgatggacgaaaagctttgatagagaatgaaaacatagtattgaagcgaatagatttcttgagaaagtataaagaagaaaaagaaagag gaactgtatcaaagtcatggcaggacaagagtctacaatctgcgaagagacgtactgttggagatg gtcagaagactgcagactaccatggcgagatgaatggggaaactttcttgatgtggtttgaagacatgttggtgcatctggaggaacccagtgtcattataatggacaatgcttcatatcacagcaccc agatgggcgaggtgtgtggatcacgtggagaagctaattcaagcagactgggagagagaagtccacatagacagcggcaccattcctccactcatcatccacctcggcgaggatag
- the LOC134529861 gene encoding uncharacterized protein LOC134529861 isoform X5: MMEFVIVLIFCVVLVIAVMVIGSGMGKATSSQRQMDIINVAQNLYVLIRKGDLKKCDVTQTTAFLLNIAKSTVLKYYKKDIEEVSTPGKKRKKRPQEGKSLDTVDDFTVNAIRNAIYRMYAEGLNVTVDTILKEIRERQIDYYGGRSSLHKLLKKMGFSWTTVDGRKALIENENIVLKRIDFLRKYKEEKERGQKTADYHGEMNGETFLMWFEDMLVHLEEPSVIIMDNASYHSTQMGEVCGSRGEANSSRLGERSPHRQRHHSSTHHPPRRG, encoded by the exons atgatggaatttgttatcgttttgatattttgtgtggttcttgtgattgctgtaatggtaattggttccggaatggggaaagctacttcttcgcagcgtcagatggacatcattaacgtcgctcagaacttatatgttttaattaggaaaggcgacttgaagaaatgtgacgttacgcagacgaccgcgtttcttctcaacatcgcaaagtcaactgttctcaa gtactacaagaaagacattgaagaagtttcaacaccaggaaaaaagaggaaaaaaaggccacaggaaggaaagtcacttgacacagtcgacgatttcacagtaaatgcaatcaggaatgcaatttacaggatgtacgctgaag gtttgaatgttacagtcgacaccattttgaaagaaatcagggaaagacaaatagattattatggtggaagatcaagtcttcataaattgttaaagaagatgggattttcatggacaactgttgatggacgaaaagctttgatagagaatgaaaacatagtattgaagcgaatagatttcttgagaaagtataaagaagaaaaagaaagag gtcagaagactgcagactaccatggcgagatgaatggggaaactttcttgatgtggtttgaagacatgttggtgcatctggaggaacccagtgtcattataatggacaatgcttcatatcacagcaccc agatgggcgaggtgtgtggatcacgtggagaagctaattcaagcagactgggagagagaagtccacatagacagcggcaccattcctccactcatcatccacctcggcgaggatag
- the LOC134529861 gene encoding uncharacterized protein LOC134529861 isoform X2, translating into MMEFVIVLIFCVVLVIAVMVIGSGMGKATSSQRQMDIINVAQNLYVLIRKGDLKKCDVTQTTAFLLNIAKSTVLKYYKKDIEEVSTPGKKRKKRPQEGKSLDTVDDFTVNAIRNAIYRMYAEGLNVTVDTILKEIRERQIDYYGGRSSLHKLLKKMGFSWTTVDGRKALIENENIVLKRIDFLRKYKEEKERGTVSKSWQDKSLQSAKRRTVGDGKRFIVVNAGGRTGFVPGAGLLFVSGQKTADYHGEMNGETFLMWFEDMLVHLEEPSVIIMDNASYHSTQMGEVCGSRGEANSSRLGERSPHRQRHHSSTHHPPRRG; encoded by the exons atgatggaatttgttatcgttttgatattttgtgtggttcttgtgattgctgtaatggtaattggttccggaatggggaaagctacttcttcgcagcgtcagatggacatcattaacgtcgctcagaacttatatgttttaattaggaaaggcgacttgaagaaatgtgacgttacgcagacgaccgcgtttcttctcaacatcgcaaagtcaactgttctcaa gtactacaagaaagacattgaagaagtttcaacaccaggaaaaaagaggaaaaaaaggccacaggaaggaaagtcacttgacacagtcgacgatttcacagtaaatgcaatcaggaatgcaatttacaggatgtacgctgaag gtttgaatgttacagtcgacaccattttgaaagaaatcagggaaagacaaatagattattatggtggaagatcaagtcttcataaattgttaaagaagatgggattttcatggacaactgttgatggacgaaaagctttgatagagaatgaaaacatagtattgaagcgaatagatttcttgagaaagtataaagaagaaaaagaaagag gaactgtatcaaagtcatggcaggacaagagtctacaatctgcgaagagacgtactgttggagatggtaaaaggtttattgttgttaatgctggagggcgcactggcttcgtgccaggagcaggattactttttgtttcaggtcagaagactgcagactaccatggcgagatgaatggggaaactttcttgatgtggtttgaagacatgttggtgcatctggaggaacccagtgtcattataatggacaatgcttcatatcacagcaccc agatgggcgaggtgtgtggatcacgtggagaagctaattcaagcagactgggagagagaagtccacatagacagcggcaccattcctccactcatcatccacctcggcgaggatag